Proteins from a single region of Chryseobacterium sp. T16E-39:
- a CDS encoding TonB-dependent receptor, which yields MVRICFLLFITVCSFFSSQRRDSVELISEVKIDAYKKPTSYINSTKSVSVVSRGLLNQNTPERMLESINQIPGARMEERSPGSYRISFRGSTLRSPFGVRNVKVYMDDFILSDASGNTYFNLISPELIDKIELYKGPESGDYGAITGGTILLKTRSSENTSANLSVGSYGTFNQSFDLSKQTGKHFFEVFQNYYQSDSYRKQSAVKRKQIFLKDHFQYAEKASLKAMVLFSDLDYQTPGGLTMEQMEKDRKQARPATSMLPGAGEQDAGIRNKMILAGISNEIDLSPEFSHFVMIQGSYVDFKNPFITNYENRFERNFALRTHINYEKDWGRIKSAWRFGFEGGINSIVVRNYDNNQGVKGNPQNFDNLKNTSGFYFLSQKLNFNEKLFTDISLSLNSNSYEWERLYPGTSKGKVNFKKQWLPNFGVTYLLEKGFSIRTKIGKGNSAPTNEEIRSSSQEFNLNLVPEYGWNKEIGIRKQLGNILFVEGSYFDFRMKDAIVRRQNEKGQDFFVNQGNVIQKGVEVLVESKSFNTDNNVFNQFKFRFSGSFYKFKFGDYAQGDKNFSGNDLTGVPATTINSLFNFVILNKLGIDYSHFYTSKIPLNDANSVWSESNIVGNIQLRLPVQFEKTKLNLYLQIQNLYNTDYVLGFDTNAFGNRFYNPAAKRNFIFGVKADF from the coding sequence ATGGTGAGAATCTGTTTTTTACTCTTTATCACTGTCTGTTCATTTTTCTCTTCTCAAAGAAGAGATTCTGTCGAATTGATTTCCGAAGTAAAAATAGATGCTTATAAAAAGCCAACTTCCTATATCAATTCTACCAAGTCTGTTTCCGTAGTTTCCAGAGGTCTTTTGAATCAGAATACTCCTGAACGGATGCTTGAATCCATCAATCAGATTCCTGGTGCACGAATGGAGGAACGGTCTCCCGGAAGTTACAGGATCTCTTTCCGAGGAAGTACCTTACGGTCTCCTTTTGGGGTACGTAATGTCAAGGTGTATATGGATGATTTCATTCTTTCGGATGCCTCAGGAAACACCTATTTTAATCTTATTTCTCCGGAACTGATCGATAAGATAGAATTGTATAAAGGTCCTGAAAGTGGTGATTATGGTGCTATTACAGGCGGTACTATTCTTCTTAAAACAAGATCTTCAGAAAATACATCTGCTAACCTGTCTGTAGGAAGTTATGGAACTTTTAACCAGAGCTTTGATCTTTCAAAACAAACAGGAAAGCATTTTTTTGAGGTGTTCCAAAATTATTACCAAAGCGATTCCTATCGCAAGCAGTCCGCAGTCAAAAGAAAGCAGATATTTTTAAAAGACCATTTTCAATATGCTGAAAAAGCCTCTCTTAAAGCGATGGTTTTATTCTCTGATCTTGATTATCAAACCCCGGGAGGTTTGACGATGGAACAAATGGAGAAGGATAGAAAGCAGGCAAGACCCGCAACATCAATGCTTCCAGGTGCGGGTGAGCAGGATGCAGGAATTCGGAATAAAATGATATTAGCCGGTATTTCCAATGAGATTGATTTGAGTCCGGAATTTTCTCATTTTGTTATGATACAGGGCTCTTATGTTGACTTTAAAAATCCTTTTATCACAAATTATGAAAATAGGTTCGAAAGGAACTTTGCTTTACGGACTCACATCAATTATGAGAAGGATTGGGGTAGGATTAAGTCAGCGTGGCGATTCGGATTTGAAGGGGGAATTAATTCTATCGTAGTTAGAAATTATGATAATAACCAAGGGGTAAAAGGAAACCCACAAAATTTTGACAATCTTAAGAATACCTCAGGGTTTTATTTTTTATCACAAAAATTAAATTTTAATGAAAAACTTTTTACGGATATTTCACTAAGCTTAAATTCCAATTCTTATGAATGGGAACGGCTTTATCCTGGAACCAGTAAAGGAAAAGTGAATTTCAAAAAACAATGGCTTCCCAATTTTGGGGTCACATACCTTTTAGAAAAGGGATTTTCCATAAGAACTAAAATCGGAAAGGGTAATTCCGCTCCGACAAATGAAGAGATCCGTTCTTCCAGTCAGGAATTTAATCTAAACTTAGTTCCGGAATACGGATGGAATAAAGAAATTGGGATCCGTAAGCAGTTGGGTAATATTTTGTTTGTAGAGGGAAGTTATTTTGATTTTAGAATGAAAGATGCCATTGTAAGGCGACAAAATGAAAAAGGACAGGATTTTTTTGTCAACCAGGGAAATGTGATTCAAAAAGGAGTTGAAGTATTGGTGGAATCAAAAAGCTTTAATACTGATAATAATGTGTTTAATCAGTTTAAATTCAGATTCTCAGGCAGCTTTTACAAGTTTAAATTTGGAGATTATGCGCAGGGAGATAAAAATTTTTCAGGAAATGATTTAACTGGTGTTCCGGCAACGACAATAAACAGCTTATTTAATTTTGTTATTTTGAATAAATTAGGCATCGATTATTCTCATTTTTATACTTCAAAAATTCCCTTAAATGATGCTAATTCAGTGTGGTCAGAATCGAATATTGTTGGGAATATTCAATTGAGATTGCCCGTTCAGTTTGAAAAAACAAAGCTGAATCTCTATCTTCAGATTCAGAATCTTTATAATACAGACTATGTCTTAGGATTTGATACCAATGCTTTTGGAAACCGTTTTTATAATCCTGCAGCAAAAAGAAATTTTATTTTTGGGGTAAAAGCTGACTTTTAA
- a CDS encoding MFS transporter: protein MLALVMLINRAGSMVLPFLGVYMTAHLHFSIENSGVVLSFFGIGSVLGSWLGGMITDKIGEYKVQSLSLLLSVPLFCMIPLFTTEVGLAGIILAQSIVSETFRPANSVAITKYAKPENLTRAFSLNRMAVNLGFSIGPALGGILSAISYEFLFYSNALGALMAGITYIVFFRKRDQLVTRKAKKVKEVNNTITEGSPYRDGKFLLYCFFCMLFAICFFQLFSTLTIFYKDTAHLSQQNIGYLLGYSGFLIVLLEMSLVQIAEKYFKLGVTMLLGTFLCGFAYAMMAFDYSIVALVISMTILCVGEIWTLPFMSTITALRSGAHNKGAYMGLNGISFSIAFIVTPYVGTLIAEKFGFTALWLGTGIFAVLIAIAFYFIVPWMLDRKVSEEDMI from the coding sequence ATGCTGGCGTTGGTAATGCTAATCAATAGAGCCGGATCGATGGTACTCCCGTTTTTGGGGGTTTATATGACTGCGCATTTACATTTCAGTATTGAAAATTCAGGAGTGGTCTTAAGTTTTTTCGGAATTGGTTCGGTATTGGGCTCTTGGTTGGGAGGGATGATTACGGATAAGATAGGTGAATATAAAGTACAAAGTTTAAGTCTGCTCTTAAGTGTTCCGTTATTTTGTATGATCCCACTTTTTACAACAGAGGTTGGTTTAGCCGGAATTATCTTAGCACAGAGTATTGTAAGCGAGACCTTCCGTCCTGCCAATTCGGTTGCTATTACAAAATATGCAAAACCTGAAAACCTTACCCGGGCTTTTTCATTGAACAGAATGGCAGTAAATTTGGGGTTTTCGATAGGGCCTGCATTGGGAGGTATTTTATCCGCTATATCCTATGAGTTTCTTTTTTACAGTAATGCTTTGGGTGCTTTAATGGCAGGCATTACCTATATTGTATTCTTTAGAAAGAGAGATCAGCTAGTTACAAGAAAAGCTAAGAAAGTTAAAGAAGTTAATAATACAATTACTGAAGGATCTCCTTATCGGGATGGAAAGTTTTTGTTGTATTGCTTTTTTTGTATGCTTTTCGCCATATGTTTTTTTCAGCTTTTCAGTACCCTGACGATTTTCTATAAAGATACAGCGCATCTCAGTCAGCAAAATATCGGTTATTTATTAGGGTACAGTGGTTTTTTAATTGTACTGTTAGAAATGTCATTGGTTCAGATTGCTGAGAAATATTTTAAATTAGGAGTTACGATGCTTTTAGGAACCTTTCTTTGTGGTTTCGCTTATGCAATGATGGCATTTGACTATAGTATCGTAGCATTGGTTATTTCGATGACGATCCTTTGTGTAGGTGAGATATGGACATTACCTTTTATGTCAACGATTACTGCTTTAAGGTCGGGAGCTCACAATAAAGGGGCTTACATGGGACTCAACGGAATCTCTTTTTCCATTGCTTTTATTGTTACACCTTATGTAGGAACTTTAATTGCTGAGAAATTCGGATTTACAGCTTTATGGCTGGGGACAGGAATTTTTGCGGTTCTTATTGCGATTGCTTTTTATTTTATTGTTCCGTGGATGCTGGACAGGAAAGTTTCAGAAGAGGACATGATTTAA
- a CDS encoding glycosyl transferase family 1 — MEKKKILIITYYWPPAGGPGVQRWLKFAKYLPEFGWEPIIYTPENPSYPLLDESLLKDVPRDLKIVKTTIWEPYQLAEKLNKSNKKFKAGQFDVGKNQSWKSKLSIWVRGNFFIPDARVFWVKPSVKFIEHYLKENKIDTVVTSGPPHSLHLIGLQLKKKIPTLKWIADFRDPWTEISYYKHLKLTKRSDQKHRKLESDVFKNADITLATSYTDAENFRKNGANAVCITNGFDESDSTEKVKKQKGEKAGWTDGEFVKSQNPETADSQTLKSSNPQTHFTLSYIGVLEQLRNPENLWKVLDHLVQTNSDFAQHFSLKFAGRVDDKILEALNGSSLKNHILDLGYISHDKAIEEMQTSDILLITNFPNESSKGIIPGKIFEYLATGKQIISFGPDKADVSKILEDTYAGKHFSYEDFDAVQSFIVQKFELWKKGNLLENTQNIEQFSRRNLTKKLSEILG, encoded by the coding sequence ATGGAAAAGAAGAAAATTCTTATCATTACTTACTACTGGCCTCCTGCAGGAGGTCCCGGTGTCCAGAGGTGGCTGAAATTTGCAAAATATTTACCCGAATTCGGCTGGGAACCTATTATTTACACACCGGAAAATCCGAGTTATCCTTTATTGGACGAGAGTTTATTAAAAGATGTTCCAAGAGATCTGAAGATCGTTAAAACAACTATTTGGGAACCTTATCAGCTCGCCGAAAAACTGAATAAAAGCAATAAAAAATTTAAGGCCGGACAATTTGATGTGGGTAAAAACCAAAGCTGGAAATCTAAACTTTCCATTTGGGTAAGAGGAAACTTCTTTATTCCTGATGCAAGAGTTTTTTGGGTAAAACCATCGGTGAAATTTATAGAGCATTATTTAAAAGAAAATAAGATTGATACCGTGGTTACTTCAGGGCCGCCTCATTCTTTACATCTTATAGGTTTGCAACTTAAAAAGAAAATTCCAACATTAAAATGGATCGCCGACTTCCGAGATCCATGGACAGAAATTTCTTATTATAAACATTTAAAGCTCACCAAAAGATCTGATCAAAAACATCGGAAATTAGAAAGTGATGTTTTTAAAAATGCAGATATTACTTTGGCAACCAGCTATACTGATGCTGAAAACTTCCGGAAAAACGGAGCCAATGCGGTCTGTATTACGAATGGTTTTGATGAAAGTGATTCTACTGAAAAGGTAAAAAAGCAAAAAGGCGAAAAAGCTGGGTGGACGGATGGTGAATTTGTAAAATCGCAGAATCCTGAAACCGCGGACTCTCAAACTCTCAAATCTTCAAACCCTCAGACTCATTTCACTTTGAGTTATATTGGTGTATTAGAGCAGCTTCGGAACCCGGAGAACTTATGGAAAGTGCTTGATCATCTTGTACAAACAAATTCTGATTTTGCACAGCATTTTTCACTGAAGTTTGCAGGCAGAGTAGATGATAAAATTCTGGAAGCTCTTAATGGTTCTAGTTTAAAAAACCATATTCTGGATCTGGGATATATTTCCCATGATAAAGCAATTGAGGAAATGCAAACTTCCGATATACTTCTGATCACAAATTTTCCAAATGAATCTTCCAAAGGGATCATTCCGGGAAAAATTTTCGAATATTTAGCAACAGGAAAACAGATTATCTCATTTGGTCCGGACAAAGCCGATGTTTCTAAGATCTTAGAAGATACATATGCAGGAAAACACTTCAGTTATGAGGATTTTGATGCTGTCCAATCTTTTATAGTACAGAAATTTGAACTCTGGAAAAAAGGAAATCTTCTTGAAAACACTCAAAATATTGAACAGTTCTCAAGAAGAAATCTTACTAAAAAATTATCTGAAATTTTAGGTTAA
- a CDS encoding YfhO family protein produces MAKNKNLIYIAISLVVFIVLAFLYSTPVFTGKQLFQHDIVQYRGGAKELLDYRANNEKETYWSDSMFGGMPTYQMGSQFKGDIIKKIDSNLNFLPRPVNYLFLLFAGFFLLGMVVVRNWKYALLGATFFGLSTYFYIIIAAGHNGKVNTIEYFAPLLAGILLVYIRKKYIIGFIVTTLFMGLQIAANHPQMTYYLFLALGFLFISELIRVIQKKTPMKHFVISSAIIAVSCIIGVGMNSQRIMANSEYIKETVRGKQILNTESHTSGKSGMDKESMLMWSYGRLETLNLFIPRLMGGGSQEPEAKEIMNHVQEMIQENVSSQAEMDRISKGFSSVTYWGDQPGTSGPAYQGAIVCFLALLGFFFAGKKYRYWILGASILTIFLAWGSNFMPLSDFFIDYVPFYNKFRAPSSILVVVELLLPLIAIIGLYRFFIDEKLTEEYKKKILLYVSGGTLGLLLILLIFGKSLLGFATDNEKLYFPPFLLDYLVDERFKLFKIDAIKAFIYVAIAAVVLFMTMKKKLSQNIALIIIGIVSLFDLWTVNKRYLNDENYVDKVFAENPFQTESSDLLAEKVQANPSLGSILANVNVNKALETIAEKDKTHYRIFNNILGTFSETNTSYFKSSIGGYHAVKLRRYDDVINEYFQTMDSVRVPNVLNLLNAKYWVLGGPEKPQTMPNTKANGNAWFVSDVQFAKTPNEEIKSIGVINSKRTAVVAAEDKSYFDNKPVQADSTAFINLTKYQPNELEFKSKSKTPQLAVFSEIYYPHGWKMFVDEKEVPYIKADYLLRAVHVPAGEHHIRMIFEPEVIEKGKWISLFCFGLFIVLSAFGIFWINKKKKEEEVTEKTA; encoded by the coding sequence ATGGCGAAAAATAAAAACTTAATTTATATTGCAATTTCATTAGTTGTATTTATAGTTTTAGCATTTTTATATTCCACTCCTGTTTTTACGGGGAAACAGCTTTTCCAGCATGACATTGTTCAGTACCGGGGAGGAGCAAAAGAACTCCTTGATTACAGAGCTAATAATGAAAAAGAAACCTACTGGAGTGACTCCATGTTCGGGGGGATGCCCACCTATCAGATGGGTAGCCAATTCAAAGGGGATATCATTAAGAAAATTGATAGCAACCTGAATTTCCTACCGAGACCTGTTAATTATCTTTTTTTACTTTTTGCCGGATTTTTCCTTTTGGGAATGGTAGTAGTTAGGAACTGGAAGTATGCATTACTGGGTGCCACCTTCTTTGGGCTGTCTACCTATTTTTATATTATTATTGCTGCCGGACATAATGGTAAAGTAAACACAATTGAATACTTTGCCCCTCTTTTAGCCGGTATATTATTGGTTTACATAAGAAAGAAGTATATTATCGGGTTTATTGTAACCACTCTGTTTATGGGACTGCAGATTGCTGCCAACCATCCACAGATGACCTATTATCTTTTCCTTGCTTTAGGGTTCTTGTTTATCTCTGAGTTGATCAGGGTTATTCAAAAAAAGACTCCAATGAAGCACTTTGTTATTTCATCGGCTATTATTGCTGTTTCCTGTATCATTGGTGTAGGAATGAATTCTCAAAGAATAATGGCCAATTCTGAATATATCAAAGAAACAGTTCGCGGAAAACAAATCTTAAATACAGAAAGCCATACATCAGGAAAATCCGGAATGGATAAAGAAAGTATGCTGATGTGGAGCTATGGAAGGCTTGAAACGCTTAATCTTTTCATTCCAAGATTGATGGGTGGAGGAAGTCAGGAGCCTGAAGCTAAAGAAATAATGAACCATGTTCAGGAAATGATTCAGGAAAATGTTTCCTCTCAGGCTGAGATGGATAGAATTTCTAAAGGTTTTTCTTCTGTGACCTATTGGGGAGATCAACCGGGAACTTCGGGTCCTGCTTATCAGGGCGCCATTGTTTGTTTTTTAGCACTTTTAGGATTCTTTTTTGCAGGAAAAAAATACCGTTACTGGATTTTAGGAGCTTCTATTCTGACTATTTTCTTAGCCTGGGGAAGCAACTTTATGCCATTGTCAGATTTCTTTATCGACTATGTACCATTTTACAATAAATTCAGAGCACCATCTTCCATTCTTGTAGTGGTTGAACTACTGCTCCCATTAATTGCTATTATCGGTTTGTACAGATTCTTTATTGACGAAAAATTAACGGAAGAATATAAAAAGAAAATACTTCTTTATGTAAGTGGCGGAACTTTAGGGCTTCTTTTAATTCTATTAATTTTTGGAAAAAGCCTTTTAGGTTTTGCAACAGATAACGAAAAATTGTACTTCCCTCCTTTCCTGCTTGATTATCTGGTAGATGAAAGATTTAAATTATTCAAAATTGATGCAATAAAAGCATTCATTTATGTAGCCATAGCTGCTGTAGTTTTATTCATGACCATGAAGAAGAAACTAAGTCAGAATATTGCATTGATCATTATAGGGATAGTAAGTTTATTTGACTTATGGACAGTAAACAAGCGTTATCTGAATGACGAAAATTATGTAGATAAAGTATTTGCAGAAAACCCTTTTCAGACTGAAAGTTCTGATCTACTGGCGGAAAAAGTTCAGGCCAATCCAAGTCTCGGATCTATCTTAGCCAACGTTAATGTCAATAAAGCATTAGAAACCATCGCTGAAAAAGATAAAACTCATTACAGGATTTTCAATAATATTCTTGGAACCTTCAGTGAGACCAATACTTCATACTTCAAGTCCTCTATTGGGGGTTATCATGCTGTTAAATTAAGAAGGTATGATGATGTGATCAATGAGTATTTTCAAACAATGGATTCTGTAAGGGTTCCTAATGTTCTCAATTTATTAAATGCTAAATATTGGGTTTTAGGAGGTCCTGAAAAGCCACAAACAATGCCTAATACAAAAGCCAATGGTAATGCTTGGTTTGTAAGTGATGTACAATTTGCTAAAACTCCAAACGAAGAAATAAAATCAATTGGTGTTATCAACAGTAAAAGGACCGCAGTAGTTGCAGCTGAAGATAAATCATATTTTGATAACAAACCCGTTCAGGCGGACTCTACAGCATTCATTAACCTGACGAAATACCAACCTAATGAACTGGAGTTTAAATCCAAATCTAAAACACCACAGTTAGCCGTATTCTCTGAAATTTACTATCCTCATGGTTGGAAGATGTTTGTAGATGAAAAAGAGGTTCCTTATATCAAAGCAGATTACTTACTTCGTGCTGTTCATGTTCCGGCAGGAGAACACCATATCAGAATGATTTTTGAACCAGAGGTTATTGAGAAAGGAAAATGGATTTCTCTGTTTTGCTTTGGACTATTCATCGTTTTAAGTGCCTTTGGTATTTTCTGGATCAACAAAAAGAAAAAGGAAGAAGAAGTTACTGAAAAAACAGCTTAA
- a CDS encoding glutamine--tRNA ligase/YqeY domain fusion protein yields MNNGRRKKSLNFIEQIIEDDLANGLNRDQIRFRFPPEPNGYLHVGHTKAICINFGLGEKYNAPVNLRFDDTNPEKEEQEFVDSIKQDVEWLGFKWDKELYASDYFQQLYDWAVRLIKEGKAYVDEQPSEIITEQRKNPAEPGVESPFRNRLVEESLDLFERMKNGEFEEGTMSLRAKIDMISPNMNMRDPVMYRILKRPHHRTGTDWKIYPMYDWAHGESDYLEQVSHSLCSLEFENHRPLYNWYLDQVYEEPQVAPKQREFARMNVTYMITSKRKLQRLVAEKVVTGWDDPRMPTISGMRRKGYTPTSIRNFIDKVGVAKRENLIEIQLLDFCVREDLNKVAKRVMAVVDPVKLVIENYPEGQEEWLETENNPEQENAGTREVPFSRELYIEREDFKEEANNKFFRLKLGGEVRLKSAYIIKAERVEKDENGEITTIYATYDEKSKSGSGTEESLRKVKGTLHWVSANHAIPVEIRIYDQLFTVEQPDAEKDVDFLNFVNPDSVSTIQGFAEPSLKDVAVGEPLQFQRIGYFTKDQDSNGDHLVFNRTVTLKDSYKPE; encoded by the coding sequence ATAAATAATGGAAGAAGAAAAAAATCGCTCAATTTTATTGAACAAATTATAGAAGATGATTTGGCAAATGGTTTGAACAGAGATCAAATCCGTTTCCGTTTTCCTCCTGAACCAAATGGTTATCTGCATGTAGGGCACACAAAAGCAATCTGCATTAACTTTGGGTTGGGAGAAAAATACAATGCTCCTGTAAACCTTCGTTTCGACGATACAAATCCTGAAAAAGAAGAACAGGAATTTGTAGATTCTATTAAACAAGATGTTGAATGGTTAGGTTTTAAATGGGATAAAGAATTGTATGCATCCGACTACTTCCAGCAGCTCTATGATTGGGCCGTGAGATTAATCAAAGAAGGAAAAGCATATGTAGACGAACAACCGTCTGAGATCATTACAGAACAAAGAAAGAACCCAGCTGAGCCGGGAGTGGAAAGTCCATTCAGAAACCGACTTGTTGAAGAATCTTTGGATTTGTTTGAGAGAATGAAAAACGGAGAATTTGAAGAAGGGACGATGTCTCTTCGTGCGAAGATCGATATGATTTCTCCGAATATGAATATGCGTGATCCTGTAATGTACAGAATTCTAAAAAGACCGCACCACAGAACAGGAACTGATTGGAAAATCTATCCAATGTATGACTGGGCTCATGGTGAATCGGATTATTTGGAACAAGTATCGCATTCATTGTGTTCTTTAGAATTTGAAAACCACAGACCATTATATAACTGGTATCTGGATCAGGTATACGAAGAACCTCAAGTAGCTCCGAAGCAAAGAGAATTTGCAAGGATGAATGTGACCTATATGATCACTTCTAAAAGAAAATTACAGAGATTAGTTGCTGAAAAAGTAGTGACAGGATGGGATGACCCAAGAATGCCTACAATTTCAGGGATGCGTAGAAAAGGATATACTCCAACTTCTATAAGAAACTTTATTGATAAAGTAGGTGTAGCCAAGAGAGAGAATCTTATTGAAATTCAGTTATTGGATTTTTGTGTTCGTGAAGATCTGAATAAAGTGGCTAAACGTGTGATGGCAGTTGTAGATCCTGTAAAATTAGTGATCGAAAACTATCCTGAAGGTCAGGAAGAATGGCTGGAAACTGAAAATAATCCGGAGCAGGAAAATGCAGGAACAAGAGAAGTTCCTTTTTCGAGAGAACTGTATATCGAACGTGAGGATTTCAAAGAAGAAGCCAATAATAAATTCTTCAGATTAAAATTAGGAGGCGAAGTTCGTTTGAAATCTGCTTACATCATCAAAGCTGAAAGAGTAGAGAAAGATGAAAATGGAGAGATCACAACCATCTACGCTACTTACGATGAAAAGAGTAAGTCAGGAAGTGGAACAGAGGAAAGCTTAAGAAAAGTAAAAGGTACTTTACATTGGGTTTCCGCTAATCATGCTATTCCTGTTGAAATAAGAATTTACGATCAATTATTTACGGTAGAACAGCCTGATGCAGAGAAAGACGTAGATTTCTTAAATTTTGTCAATCCGGATTCTGTATCTACCATTCAAGGTTTTGCTGAACCAAGTTTGAAAGATGTGGCGGTAGGAGAGCCTCTTCAATTCCAAAGAATCGGATATTTTACGAAAGATCAGGATTCTAATGGAGACCATTTGGTGTTTAACCGTACAGTAACATTAAAAGATTCTTACAAACCAGAATAA
- a CDS encoding YpdA family putative bacillithiol disulfide reductase has protein sequence MEVLDILIIGGGPIGLNCALEAQKNNLSYLIVEKGTIVNSLYNYPLYMRFFSTPEKLEIAEIPFISTAPKPGRQEALEYYQGITRQKNLNIHLYETVIKVSKTDGIFEIESSKSKYYSKNVIISTGFYDIPNLMNIPGEDLEKVKHYYSEPYPYAQQKIVVVGSSNSAVDAALETYRKGAEVTMIIRHSEISKSVKYWVKPDIENRIAEGSITAHFQSELIEIKEHSVVFRDQNGLINEIKNDFVLAMTGYLPNFNFLKSSGIELQGDCLNPVYHPETMETNIQNLYLAGVVCGGKDTHLWFIENSRIHADMIIKNIVKMKSF, from the coding sequence ATGGAAGTTTTAGATATCCTTATTATCGGAGGTGGCCCTATTGGTTTGAACTGTGCCCTGGAAGCACAAAAAAATAATCTCTCTTATTTAATTGTTGAAAAAGGAACAATCGTCAACTCACTGTATAATTATCCTTTATACATGCGTTTTTTCTCTACACCCGAAAAACTGGAAATTGCAGAAATCCCCTTTATATCAACGGCCCCTAAACCCGGCAGGCAAGAAGCTTTAGAATATTATCAGGGAATTACAAGACAAAAGAACCTCAACATCCATCTTTATGAAACGGTTATCAAGGTCTCTAAAACCGATGGAATATTTGAAATTGAATCCTCTAAATCCAAATACTATTCAAAGAATGTGATCATTTCCACAGGCTTTTATGACATCCCTAATCTGATGAATATTCCGGGAGAAGATCTAGAGAAAGTCAAGCATTACTATTCCGAACCCTATCCTTATGCCCAACAGAAAATTGTTGTGGTGGGCTCAAGTAATTCGGCAGTAGATGCAGCCCTGGAAACCTATAGAAAAGGAGCTGAAGTCACCATGATCATCCGTCATTCCGAAATATCGAAAAGTGTAAAATATTGGGTAAAGCCTGATATTGAAAACAGGATTGCAGAAGGGAGTATTACTGCCCACTTTCAGTCTGAGCTGATCGAAATTAAAGAGCACAGTGTTGTATTCAGGGATCAAAATGGCCTGATTAATGAAATTAAAAATGATTTCGTCCTTGCTATGACCGGCTATCTTCCAAATTTCAATTTTCTGAAGAGTTCCGGAATTGAGTTGCAGGGTGATTGTCTTAATCCGGTGTACCATCCCGAAACTATGGAAACCAACATCCAGAATCTTTATCTGGCGGGAGTGGTTTGCGGCGGAAAGGATACCCATTTGTGGTTTATCGAAAATTCCAGAATCCATGCGGACATGATTATCAAGAATATTGTTAAAATGAAATCGTTTTAA
- a CDS encoding 3-hydroxyacyl-CoA dehydrogenase: protein MNFKNITVAGSGVLGYQIAFQTAFHGFNVTVYDISDEILEQAKGKFNVLGEAFKKDLNATQKQLNATLKNLNYTSDLTTAVKNADLIIEAVPENLKIKLGFYQKLSKAAPEKTIFATNSSSLLPSTLAKKTGRPEKFIALHFANEIWKHNIAEVMKHAGTSPQVFDDVIDFAKAIGMVALPIHKEQPGYIVNSLLMPLLSSALELWANKISDIKTIDKTWMVATGAPMGPFGILDVVGITTVYNINKIAADSSKSPIKIKVSKKLKKEYIDKGKLGTTTGKGFYTYPDPAFEKKNFLK, encoded by the coding sequence ATGAATTTTAAAAATATAACCGTTGCAGGCAGCGGTGTGTTGGGATATCAAATTGCCTTTCAAACAGCTTTTCATGGTTTTAACGTAACCGTTTATGACATCAGCGACGAAATTTTAGAACAGGCAAAAGGAAAATTTAATGTACTTGGTGAAGCTTTTAAAAAGGATTTAAATGCGACTCAGAAGCAACTAAATGCAACCTTGAAAAACCTCAATTATACTTCAGATCTGACAACAGCCGTAAAGAATGCTGATCTGATCATAGAAGCTGTTCCGGAGAATCTTAAAATCAAACTTGGCTTTTATCAGAAACTATCAAAAGCAGCGCCGGAAAAAACCATTTTCGCCACGAACTCATCATCATTGCTTCCCAGTACGCTTGCAAAAAAAACGGGAAGACCCGAAAAATTTATTGCGTTACACTTTGCTAATGAAATATGGAAGCACAATATTGCAGAGGTGATGAAACATGCAGGAACCTCACCACAAGTTTTTGATGATGTTATTGATTTTGCCAAAGCTATAGGAATGGTTGCTCTTCCTATTCATAAAGAACAGCCAGGCTATATTGTCAATTCATTGCTGATGCCTTTATTAAGCTCCGCACTTGAATTGTGGGCCAATAAGATATCCGACATTAAAACTATTGATAAAACCTGGATGGTGGCAACAGGTGCACCAATGGGACCATTTGGAATCCTGGATGTAGTAGGCATTACCACCGTTTATAATATTAATAAAATCGCAGCAGATTCTTCCAAATCTCCAATAAAGATTAAGGTTTCAAAAAAATTAAAAAAGGAATATATTGACAAGGGCAAATTAGGGACTACAACGGGCAAAGGCTTTTACACATATCCTGATCCAGCCTTTGAGAAAAAGAATTTTTTAAAATAA